From the genome of Nocardia sp. NBC_01503, one region includes:
- a CDS encoding adenylate/guanylate cyclase domain-containing protein, translated as MISRLILWALRARWGLSAVVMACNLSGLAVITIELWLSGFFGRLGSEWVNTFIQVAIYPTIGAAIGIMLAVRDRRLNFGWLDQRRPPTEAEARRLLQVPLAVTLRALAIWVPGVIIAAAVFAHATPQRDFAVVLSMFTLGGLESAALTYLIVDRLIRPTIPVVAEVLDDTAHWSSTVLMRVLVTFAVVGAVPLFMLITVLADPSSAYPDRVRTAIYLAVVGLSAGSVATAALARAIATPLHTLRDALDRIAHGDLEVRVPIGSTSEIGRLEHSVNELATNLRERERMRTVFGRHVGEEVAERALSGRNDIAGVTNLTGDTRVVTALFVDVTGSVALATELAPHDFVTKLNRLLSIVVAATEENHGLVNKFEGDAALCIFGAPLALDDNATPALRAARRIRDEVVAAGELDIGIGVARGLVFAGDVGADTRLEFTVIGDAVNEAARLTTEAKQVPRRILASQAVIDAASEFERSKWELRDTLHLRGRREPTPCWTDTPSRMSARRNGSGPQAEPKSVAPPETAADLATDH; from the coding sequence GTGATCAGCAGACTCATTCTGTGGGCGCTGCGCGCGCGGTGGGGTTTGTCGGCCGTTGTCATGGCATGCAACCTCAGCGGTCTCGCGGTCATCACCATCGAACTCTGGCTCTCCGGATTCTTCGGCCGCCTCGGCTCGGAGTGGGTGAACACCTTCATCCAGGTCGCCATCTATCCGACCATCGGCGCGGCTATCGGCATCATGCTCGCGGTGCGGGACCGGCGTTTGAACTTCGGCTGGCTCGATCAGCGCCGGCCGCCGACCGAGGCCGAGGCGCGGCGACTGCTCCAGGTGCCACTCGCGGTCACCTTGCGCGCCTTGGCGATCTGGGTGCCCGGGGTGATCATCGCGGCGGCGGTCTTCGCCCATGCCACCCCGCAGCGGGATTTCGCGGTGGTGCTGTCGATGTTCACACTCGGCGGGCTGGAGTCGGCGGCGCTCACCTATCTGATCGTGGACCGGTTGATCCGGCCCACCATTCCGGTGGTGGCGGAGGTGCTGGACGACACCGCGCACTGGAGTTCGACCGTGCTGATGCGCGTGCTCGTCACCTTCGCGGTGGTGGGCGCGGTGCCGCTGTTCATGCTCATCACCGTGCTCGCCGACCCGTCCTCGGCCTACCCGGACCGGGTGCGTACCGCCATCTACCTTGCGGTGGTGGGGCTTTCGGCGGGCTCGGTCGCCACGGCGGCCCTGGCGCGCGCCATCGCCACCCCGCTGCACACCCTGCGGGACGCACTCGACCGGATCGCGCACGGTGATCTCGAGGTGCGGGTACCGATCGGCAGCACCAGTGAGATCGGGCGGCTGGAGCATTCGGTCAATGAGCTGGCCACGAATCTGCGTGAGCGCGAACGCATGCGGACCGTCTTCGGCAGACATGTCGGCGAGGAGGTGGCCGAGCGGGCGCTCTCCGGTCGGAACGATATCGCCGGTGTCACCAATCTGACCGGCGATACCCGGGTGGTGACGGCGCTCTTCGTGGATGTCACCGGATCGGTCGCGCTCGCCACCGAGCTCGCGCCGCACGACTTCGTCACCAAGCTGAATCGGCTGCTGTCGATCGTGGTGGCGGCCACCGAGGAGAACCACGGGCTGGTCAACAAGTTCGAGGGTGATGCGGCGCTGTGCATCTTCGGTGCGCCGCTCGCGCTGGATGACAATGCGACCCCGGCATTGCGGGCCGCCCGCCGTATTCGCGATGAGGTCGTCGCCGCCGGTGAACTCGATATCGGCATAGGTGTGGCGCGGGGCTTGGTCTTCGCCGGTGATGTCGGCGCGGACACCCGCCTGGAGTTCACCGTCATCGGTGACGCGGTCAATGAGGCGGCTCGCCTCACCACCGAGGCCAAACAGGTGCCGCGCCGCATTCTGGCGAGTCAGGCGGTCATCGACGCCGCCTCCGAGTTCGAGCGCAGTAAGTGGGAGCTGCGCGACACCCTCCACCTCCGCGGCCGCAGAGAGCCCACTCCATGCTGGACCGATACTCCGTCCCGCATGTCAGCCCGCCGCAACGGCAGCGGCCCGCAGGCCGAGCCGAAGTCGGTCGCACCCCCGGAGACCGCCGCCGACCTGGCAACCGATCACTAG